One Herpetosiphonaceae bacterium genomic window, AGAGCGAAGCACGCTTACGAGCGGTGATCGAGCAGCAGGAACGGCTGCTTGAAACCATCAACGAGCTATCGACGCCGGTGATGCCGATTGCCGATCGCATCTTAGTCCTGCCGCTGGTGGGGCATATCGATACCAATCGCGGCGTGAAGATTATGGAGGTCCTGCTTGAGAGCGTGCACCAGTCGGGAGCAGCCTTCGTTATTATCGACATCACGGGCGTGCCAGTCATCGATACGGCGGTAGCGAACCGCATCCTGCAAGCTGCGGAGGCCACGAAGCTGCTCGGCGCACAATGTGTGCTGGTTGGTATCTCGCCCGAAATTGCGCAAACACTCGTTCAGCTAGGCGTCACGTTGCAGGCGCTGGTGACATGCAGCAACCTGCACGCCGGCATAGCCTATGCGTTAGCGCAGCAAGGGTTGGTATTTGCGGCGCGAGCCACGCATGCGCGGACGGTAGGCGGCGCTCAGAAGTCCTGAGCGCTGCGTGCGCGCACGTGTATCGCGACACAGGAGGCTCCGCCCCTTCCATGGTTCCGCTCAGCACCTTGTGTATGCAATGACACGCGGGTGCTGAGCGGCGACTGATCCAGGCTACAAGCAGCCGACCTCCCCGGATCATCGCATCATCATTGCCGCAGGTATGGCGCGCACGCCGACCTCCGCTGCGGCATGCGCGCTTTCGAGCCGCCTCAGCAAGCGCCCGATCGGGATGTCCGATAGGCGCGCCGATCAATCGACGACCCAGGTCTTGACGCTGGTAATGATATACTCGCAAGCGCGCATCCGAGGCTGTTCTGGGCATCGCCCGCCACGGCCAGCCTTCACGCATGCGGCGAGCGGCTGCCGGATGCGGAGCGGCGCTGTTCCACCAGCAGCAGCGCGATGAGCACGATCTCGTTGAGCTTGTTGAGATAGCCGATCACGATTCGTGAGCCAAAGGCCAGCCACAGGCTGATCGTCAGGAGCGTATAGCCGATCAGCAGCCAGCGTATCTGCCGCCGGTATGGCACCAGCATCGGGATCGGCAGGTACAGCGCGCCC contains:
- a CDS encoding PAS domain-containing protein, giving the protein MNADPNEVIALRQRVAELEQQVQAAHALGQALQQKTLEQEALLQAIPALVYVKDRQHHYLAGSQAFLDMIGTSMEDLVGKTDAEIFPPDLAELYLTSDEEIMASGQPIHNFEAPLTRPDGCERWITAHNVPLRNAQGDVIGMVGAALDVTERRQAEEALRQSEARLRAVIEQQERLLETINELSTPVMPIADRILVLPLVGHIDTNRGVKIMEVLLESVHQSGAAFVIIDITGVPVIDTAVANRILQAAEATKLLGAQCVLVGISPEIAQTLVQLGVTLQALVTCSNLHAGIAYALAQQGLVFAARATHARTVGGAQKS